A stretch of the Bordetella genomosp. 8 genome encodes the following:
- the sctD gene encoding type III secretion system inner membrane ring subunit SctD, with product MRVLTGLHQGARCQAHDGALIGSDGGCDIVLCDEGIADAAARLHLGPDIWGMRPPFDPGSSDDAVEHRDPPHSASARSDTGFGMALALGPVLLTVAHPSASWPEPDQIAAVSRDARSLAPRSDEDADRSVEGISTGPCADSPHTTGSPGSPAPATDTKVLFDASIPPATQAYGALSAHTYRRPRAAGLRWAVGGLLVLLVFGSVASFPPGKVPPAAQAHTGRPVEPETLLRAQALLADRSYAPRVRASANEYQEVVVTGWVHDQTEHDSLATALSTIWPLPAMRVTTETLIAERLRAHMRDVDVRAEIARLPAGDLEIRGVAGTDQARQEAYRRWRDDAAASAFPVTISLSLATDVVETFRKATATAGLPAMASTWEDKALHIKPGVLDMSQQEELKAVLDALNPLYMGVIRIDSDPGQVSASIPFRVRTVVGGGQPWVVLEDGTRIAVGGTHGAYRLTSIDDGSVVFDGPSLTVITR from the coding sequence TTGCGCGTCCTGACCGGTCTCCATCAAGGTGCGAGATGCCAGGCGCATGACGGGGCGCTGATCGGGTCGGATGGTGGATGCGACATCGTGCTGTGCGACGAAGGCATCGCGGATGCAGCTGCCCGGCTGCACCTGGGTCCTGACATATGGGGCATGCGTCCGCCGTTCGATCCCGGTAGTTCTGACGATGCCGTCGAACACCGCGATCCGCCACATTCCGCATCGGCTCGTTCCGACACGGGATTCGGGATGGCGCTCGCGCTAGGGCCCGTCCTGCTAACGGTCGCGCATCCGTCGGCATCCTGGCCGGAGCCGGACCAGATCGCCGCCGTCTCGCGTGACGCCCGGAGCCTGGCGCCGCGGTCCGACGAGGATGCTGACCGCAGCGTCGAGGGCATATCGACGGGTCCGTGCGCCGACTCTCCGCACACCACCGGCTCCCCGGGCTCCCCGGCCCCCGCCACGGACACCAAAGTCCTATTTGACGCGTCCATCCCGCCAGCCACGCAAGCGTATGGCGCCCTGAGCGCGCACACCTACCGTCGCCCCAGGGCCGCGGGCCTGCGATGGGCGGTTGGCGGTTTGCTCGTCCTGCTGGTGTTCGGCAGCGTCGCCTCATTTCCGCCCGGCAAGGTGCCACCCGCCGCGCAGGCCCATACGGGCCGGCCAGTGGAGCCGGAGACGCTGCTGCGCGCGCAGGCCTTGCTCGCTGACCGTAGCTATGCACCCCGAGTCAGGGCGAGCGCCAACGAATACCAGGAGGTCGTCGTGACTGGCTGGGTCCATGACCAGACCGAACACGACAGCCTTGCCACGGCCTTGAGCACCATATGGCCGCTGCCCGCCATGCGCGTGACAACGGAAACGCTGATCGCGGAACGCCTTCGAGCCCATATGCGCGATGTGGACGTCCGTGCGGAAATCGCCCGGTTACCGGCGGGCGATCTCGAGATCCGCGGCGTGGCGGGCACCGACCAGGCACGACAAGAAGCCTATCGACGGTGGCGCGACGATGCCGCGGCTTCCGCATTCCCGGTCACGATAAGCCTGTCGCTTGCCACCGACGTTGTCGAGACATTCCGCAAGGCCACAGCCACGGCGGGCCTGCCCGCCATGGCATCGACCTGGGAAGACAAGGCGTTGCACATCAAACCCGGCGTGCTGGACATGTCGCAACAGGAAGAACTCAAGGCCGTCCTGGATGCGTTGAACCCGCTCTACATGGGCGTCATCCGCATCGACAGTGATCCAGGGCAGGTGAGCGCATCCATTCCGTTTCGCGTGCGGACCGTCGTCGGAGGCGGGCAACCATGGGTCGTACTGGAGGACGGAACCCGCATCGCGGTCGGTGGCACGCACGGCGCCTACCGGCTGACCTCCATAGACGACGGCAGCGTCGTGTTCGATGGGCCCAGCCTTACGGTCATCACGCGATGA